A part of Paraburkholderia largidicola genomic DNA contains:
- a CDS encoding DUF4148 domain-containing protein, whose amino-acid sequence MKSLLSAVVVASALIVPAAAFAQQANGPVTRAQVQAELVAAQQNGSLDQNDVAYPPAKPQYGATSGSTEVGGVSAGTSQSGKRPSVEQRIFSTFRGN is encoded by the coding sequence ATGAAATCGCTTCTTTCCGCAGTGGTCGTCGCATCCGCTCTGATCGTTCCCGCTGCCGCGTTCGCGCAGCAAGCCAATGGCCCCGTGACGCGCGCGCAAGTCCAGGCCGAACTGGTCGCCGCCCAGCAAAACGGCTCGCTCGACCAGAACGACGTGGCGTATCCGCCCGCCAAGCCGCAATACGGCGCAACGTCGGGATCGACGGAAGTCGGCGGCGTATCGGCTGGCACGTCGCAATCGGGCAAGCGCCCGAGCGTCGAACAACGCATTTTCTCGACGTTCCGCGGCAACTAA
- a CDS encoding OsmC family protein: MKRKASAIWQGGLQDGKGSISTDSGVLKDTQYSFATRFENGIGTNPEELIAAAHAGCFSMALSAELGKANIKPERISTTATVTLDKDGGGFSVTASHLDVVVKIPGGDKAAFDKAAADAKAGCPISKVLNATITMDAKLET, from the coding sequence ATGAAGCGCAAAGCATCAGCAATCTGGCAGGGCGGTCTGCAAGACGGCAAGGGCTCGATCTCCACCGATAGCGGCGTGCTCAAGGACACGCAGTATTCGTTCGCGACGCGCTTCGAAAACGGCATCGGCACGAACCCCGAAGAACTGATCGCGGCGGCGCATGCGGGATGCTTTTCGATGGCGTTGTCCGCCGAACTCGGCAAGGCCAACATCAAACCGGAGCGCATCTCGACCACGGCCACGGTCACGCTCGACAAGGACGGCGGCGGTTTCTCGGTAACCGCCTCGCACCTGGACGTCGTGGTGAAGATTCCGGGCGGCGATAAAGCCGCATTCGACAAGGCCGCGGCGGACGCCAAGGCCGGTTGCCCGATCTCGAAGGTGTTGAACGCGACGATCACGATGGACGCGAAGCTCGAAACCTGA
- a CDS encoding carboxymuconolactone decarboxylase family protein, whose protein sequence is MTNRLPPFDASRATPDQKAVLDEILSGPRGNLNGPFLGWIHSPELAQHAQRLGAFCRYKTGLSLRLSELAILVTASRWQAQAEWFIHYPIAIDAGVRAEDAEAIRLGQAPSFADADDALIYAFATELYDTKRVSDATYAKTVERFGHEVAINLVGLLGYYALVAMTLNVFGMRAQGQDSLPFAE, encoded by the coding sequence ATGACCAACCGCCTGCCTCCGTTCGACGCCAGCCGCGCGACACCCGACCAGAAAGCCGTGCTCGACGAAATCCTGTCGGGACCGCGCGGCAATCTGAACGGGCCGTTTCTCGGCTGGATTCATAGTCCCGAACTCGCGCAGCATGCGCAGCGTCTGGGCGCATTCTGCCGCTACAAGACGGGCTTGTCGCTGCGCCTGTCGGAACTGGCGATTCTCGTCACGGCCTCGCGCTGGCAGGCGCAGGCCGAGTGGTTCATCCACTATCCGATCGCCATCGACGCAGGCGTGCGCGCCGAAGATGCCGAGGCGATCCGCCTGGGCCAGGCGCCTTCGTTCGCCGATGCCGACGATGCGCTCATCTACGCATTCGCGACCGAACTGTACGACACGAAGCGCGTGTCCGACGCGACGTACGCGAAGACGGTCGAACGCTTCGGTCACGAGGTCGCCATCAATCTGGTCGGGCTGCTCGGCTATTACGCGCTGGTCGCGATGACGCTGAATGTGTTCGGCATGCGCGCGCAAGGGCAGGACTCGCTGCCGTTCGCCGAGTAA
- a CDS encoding aspartate aminotransferase family protein, which produces MTTVFHRMPKQTLPVAVKGEGIEIVDSTGKRYIDASGGAAVSCLGHSNQRVIDAIKRQAQALPYAHTSFFTTQPAEELASYLVERAPQGLAHVYFVSGGSEAIEAALKLARQYFVEVGQPQRRHIIARRQSYHGNTLGALAIGGNAWRREPFLPLLIDAHHVSPCYAYREQRADETEEQFAQRLADELEQKILELGSDTVAAFVAETVVGATAGAVPPVREYFRKIRAVCDRYGVLLILDEIMSGMGRTGHLFACEEDGVTPDLLTIAKGLGAGYQPIGATLVSDRIYQAITGGSGFFQHGHTYIGHATACAAALEVQRVIADEHLLDNVKARGEQLRSLLREHYAQHPFIGDVRGRGLFVGVELVQDRATKTPFDAKLKLHAAIKREAFQRGLMVYPMGGTVDGKIGDHVLLAPPFICTPRDIEQIVSRLADAIEGALAASGAA; this is translated from the coding sequence ATGACTACCGTATTCCACCGCATGCCGAAGCAGACCTTGCCCGTCGCCGTCAAAGGCGAGGGCATCGAGATCGTCGATTCGACGGGCAAGCGTTATATCGACGCATCGGGCGGCGCGGCCGTCTCGTGCCTCGGCCACAGCAACCAGCGCGTGATCGATGCGATCAAGCGTCAGGCGCAGGCGCTGCCGTACGCCCATACGTCGTTCTTCACGACGCAGCCCGCCGAAGAACTCGCCAGCTATCTCGTCGAACGCGCGCCGCAAGGTCTCGCGCATGTGTATTTCGTGTCGGGCGGATCGGAGGCGATCGAGGCGGCGCTGAAGCTCGCGCGTCAATATTTCGTCGAAGTGGGGCAGCCGCAGCGGCGGCATATCATCGCGCGTCGGCAGAGCTATCACGGCAACACGCTGGGCGCGCTGGCGATCGGCGGCAATGCATGGCGGCGCGAGCCGTTCCTGCCGCTATTGATCGACGCGCATCACGTGAGCCCGTGCTACGCGTATCGCGAGCAGCGCGCGGACGAAACGGAAGAGCAGTTCGCGCAGCGTCTGGCCGACGAACTCGAGCAGAAGATTCTCGAACTCGGTTCCGACACGGTCGCCGCGTTCGTCGCGGAGACGGTGGTCGGCGCGACAGCGGGCGCGGTGCCGCCCGTGCGCGAGTATTTCCGCAAGATTCGCGCAGTGTGCGACCGCTACGGCGTGTTGCTGATTCTCGATGAAATCATGTCGGGCATGGGCCGCACGGGCCACCTGTTCGCGTGCGAAGAGGACGGCGTCACGCCTGATCTGCTGACCATCGCAAAGGGCCTCGGCGCGGGTTATCAGCCGATCGGCGCGACGCTCGTGAGCGACCGGATCTATCAGGCGATCACAGGCGGCTCCGGCTTTTTCCAGCATGGCCACACCTATATCGGCCACGCGACAGCCTGCGCCGCCGCGCTCGAAGTGCAGCGCGTGATTGCCGACGAGCATCTGCTCGACAACGTGAAGGCGCGCGGCGAGCAGTTGCGTTCGCTGCTGCGCGAGCACTATGCGCAGCATCCGTTTATCGGCGACGTGCGCGGACGCGGGCTCTTCGTCGGCGTGGAACTGGTGCAGGACCGCGCGACGAAAACGCCATTCGATGCCAAACTGAAGCTGCACGCCGCGATCAAGCGCGAAGCGTTCCAGCGCGGCCTGATGGTGTACCCGATGGGCGGCACCGTCGACGGCAAGATCGGCGATCATGTGCTGCTCGCGCCGCCGTTCATCTGCACGCCGCGCGATATCGAACAGATCGTCAGTCGCCTGGCCGATGCGATCGAAGGCGCGCTGGCGGCATCGGGCGCGGCCTGA
- a CDS encoding isocitrate lyase/PEP mutase family protein, with product MTTTQADKARAFRALHEASVPFIIPNPWDIGSARLLEALGFKALATTSAGYAFTLGLPDNAVGREQMIRHLGELAPSTDLPVSADLENGFGDAPEDAAETIRQAAAAGVVGGSIEDATGRADDPIYAHELAVERVRAAVEAARSLPFPFTLTARAENYLNGRADLADTIRRLQGFQEAGADVLYAPGLKTREDIAAVVSSVDRPVNVLMGMAGMPFSVDDLAQMGVKRISVGGALARAALGALLRAGNEMLGRGTFTYTNEAATMKDITDLFAAVRRTG from the coding sequence ATGACAACGACACAAGCAGACAAGGCGCGGGCGTTTCGCGCGCTTCACGAGGCCAGCGTGCCGTTCATCATTCCCAATCCGTGGGACATCGGCTCGGCGCGCCTGCTCGAAGCGCTCGGCTTCAAGGCGCTGGCGACCACGAGCGCCGGCTATGCATTCACGCTGGGCTTGCCGGACAACGCTGTCGGTCGCGAGCAGATGATCCGGCATCTAGGCGAACTCGCGCCGTCGACGGATCTGCCCGTCAGCGCGGACCTCGAAAACGGCTTCGGCGACGCGCCGGAAGACGCGGCCGAAACGATTCGCCAGGCGGCTGCGGCGGGCGTCGTCGGCGGCTCGATCGAGGACGCGACGGGTCGCGCCGACGATCCCATCTACGCACACGAACTCGCCGTCGAGCGCGTGCGCGCCGCCGTCGAAGCCGCCCGTTCGCTGCCGTTTCCATTCACGCTGACGGCGCGCGCGGAGAACTATCTGAACGGCCGCGCAGATCTCGCCGATACGATCCGCCGCCTGCAGGGTTTCCAGGAAGCGGGCGCCGACGTGCTGTACGCGCCGGGCCTGAAAACGCGCGAGGATATCGCCGCCGTCGTCAGTTCCGTCGACCGGCCCGTCAACGTGCTGATGGGCATGGCGGGCATGCCGTTTTCCGTCGACGATCTCGCGCAGATGGGTGTGAAGCGGATCAGCGTCGGCGGGGCGCTTGCGCGCGCGGCGCTGGGCGCGTTGCTGCGCGCCGGCAACGAAATGCTCGGGCGCGGCACCTTCACGTACACGAATGAAGCGGCGACGATGAAAGACATCACCGATCTGTTCGCGGCCGTGCGCAGGACCGGTTAA